From a region of the Helicobacter hepaticus ATCC 51449 genome:
- a CDS encoding ankyrin repeat domain-containing protein: protein MKFTPEEEHKLEELCQYAFECARNNDVDSLEIMLNAGLNVNLANHQGNTLLMLAAYHNNLEAARILLERGALVDKKNDKNQTPLAGVCFKGYDEMARLLLAFGANPNENNGMGLTPITCACLFRRKNILRLLLKYSQNKLTFMQKISLFFLGIKKFHF from the coding sequence GTGAAATTTACGCCAGAGGAAGAGCATAAACTTGAAGAGCTATGTCAATATGCTTTTGAATGTGCAAGAAATAATGATGTAGATTCTTTAGAGATAATGCTTAATGCGGGATTGAATGTGAATCTTGCTAATCATCAAGGCAATACGCTCCTTATGTTAGCCGCATATCATAATAACCTTGAAGCAGCAAGAATACTCCTTGAAAGAGGCGCTTTGGTTGATAAGAAAAATGATAAGAATCAAACGCCTCTTGCAGGTGTATGTTTTAAAGGTTATGATGAAATGGCGCGATTGCTTCTTGCCTTTGGGGCAAATCCTAATGAAAATAATGGTATGGGGCTAACACCCATTACTTGCGCGTGTCTTTTTAGGCGAAAAAATATTCTTCGCCTCTTGCTTAAATATTCTCAAAACAAACTCACTTTTATGCAAAAAATCAGTCTTTTTTTCTTAGGCATTAAGAAATTCCATTTTTAA